Part of the Tidjanibacter massiliensis genome is shown below.
ACGGATTTTGCGCCACTCCGCATCGCCGCGGAGCTGGTCGCGCCAGATGGCGATATCGCCCGGCAGTCCCGTCTTCCAGCCGAAGGTATGGTTCCACACAACAAGGTCCGTTATCCGGTTCACGTCACCGTCCTTGTTGCTTATACCTACGGTAAGACGCCCGGGGTCCAGCGACTTCACCAGCCGGTTCATCTCCTCGATAAAGGGAATGGGGTCATCGCCAAGTATCTCCGGGTCTGCGAATATTCCCCAAAATGCCACCGACGGATTGTTGTACCGCTGGCAGACCAGCTCCCGGAACTGGCGTTCCGCATTGTCGCGGAATGCCGGCGTAGCGAAATAGCCGCGTTCGTCGAGCGTCGAAGTTCCCGCAAAGGGACCGTCTGCCAGTACGACGACCCCCTCCTCGTCGCACAATTCGTAAAAGGCGGGATGGTGCGTTCCCCCGGCCACACGGACGGCATTGGCCCCCATTTCACGGATAAGCCTCATATCCCGGCGCAGCTCCTCTTCGTTGAAGACCGGCCCGCTGAAGGCCTGGTCGCGCCACAGCACCACTCCGCGCAGGGGGTAGGAGATACCGTTCAGAAAGAATCCGCGGGCGGCATCCACCGAAAAAGTGCGCAGCCCCGTGCGGAACGATACCGAATCGGTACGCGTCCCGTCGGCGAGGACGACTGTGACGGTATAGAGATAGGGGTCTGCGGTTCCCTGCCACAGGTGCGGCCGCTCTATCTCGAACGGCAGCTCCGCCACCGACAGGCCCCCGTCGGCCCGATGCTTCGCATGCCCCGAAAAGACCACGCTGTCGCGGGCGTCGAGGATACGCATGTCAAGCTGCACGTGGCGGCTGTCCGGAACATTCACCGTCACTGCGGCGCTGCCCGATGCCCGGAGCGTGTCCGCACGTTCCGTGGCAAAAAGCACCCCGCAGCCGCCATAACCGTCGAAGCCTATGGCGGCAGGCTCGGTCACAATGATTTCGGCCTGCCGGAAAAGTCCGCCGTAAACGTTCTCCTCGCCCGCGGTAGGCAGCACGTCCAGCCGCGCCCCGTTGTTCACTATCACCCACAGGAGGTTTTTCCCTCCGTAATCCAGCAAATCGGTTATCTCGAACTCGAACGCGTTGTTACCGCCGCGGTGTTCCCCCGCATGGCGGCCGTTCACCATCAGGTCGGCCACCGTACCGGCCCCGTAGAAACGGACGAACACACGCTTGCCGCGCCACTCCGGACGGGCCTTCAGATAACGGAAATAGTTGCCTATCCCGCGGTAATAATCCAGGCGCCCCACCGCCGCATCCGTATCGTTCCACGTATGGGGCAGGGTGACACCGACCGAATCGCGACGGTCCACGGTATAGAATTTCCAGCCCCGGCCGATATCGTACACCTCGCGCCCTGCCAGCGCAGACACCGCCGGCAGAAGCGCCAGCAAAACGAAGAAAAACCTTTTCATAAGCCCCGTTCAGATGAATGTGCGGCAGGCCCTGAGGCCTGCGAAAGGCGGGATTCCGCCCGCAGGCACTCGGCCGGTGAAGCCGCGCCCGTTCCACACGGCGTTAAAGGTAGCGATTTTTTTACTACTTTCGTGACATAATCCCATCGCAAAGGAGACGACATGAATACGCTCGACATCATACTGCTCGTCCTGCTCCTCATCGCCGCCGTGGCCGGATGGCGCAAAGGCATCATCGTACAGGCGTGCGGCATCGCGGGACTCGTGCTGGGCATCCTCTTCGCCATGCGCTTCAGCCGGACGATAGGCGGATGGCTCGGTGCGGGCGAGGAGCTCTCCCCCGTGCTGGGCTTCGTCGTGATACTCGTCGTAAGCATCCTCGTGCTGGCACTCATCGGCTACCTGTTCAAAAAAGTGTTCCGCCTTACCGGTTTCGGCATCATCGACCGGCTCGGCGGCCTTGCCCTGAGCGTGGTCAAGATAGGCATGCTGCTGGCGGTACTGACTGGATTCTTCGCAAGGATGAACGACAACTACCATTGGGTAAAGCCCGAAACAATCAGCGACTCGGTCATCTACAGACCTCTCCAGGCGATGACCGACGCGGTCTTCCCCTACCTGGTCAAGGCCAAGGAGAAGATTTTCGACGAAACGCCTTCGCAGGAAGAGACGAAACGGGCGGAGACGGAAGCCCGACCGGCATAACGGAGCACAGGATATGGAGACAGGAATCGTGACAGAGAGTACGGGAAGCCGCTACATCATCCTCACGCCGGACGGCAGACGGCTGGAGACGCGGCTGCGCGGCAGGCTGCGCCTGAACGGGAGCCGCACGACAAATCCCGTAGCCGTGGGCGACCGCGTCCTTTACGAGGAGACCCCTGAAGGTGCCACGATAACGGCGGTGGACCCCCGCCGCAACTACTTGATACGCCGCGCTTCGAACCTCTCAAAAGAGTCACACGTCATCGCCTCGAACCTCGACCGGGCCCTGCTCGTGGCGACGCTCTTCTCGCCCGTCACCAACACCGAATTCATCGACCGTTTCCTCGTGACGTGCGAGGCCTACGCCATCCCGGCGGCCATCGTCCTCAACAAGCTCGACCTCGCGGCGGAACGGCCCGACGAACTGGACGAGTTCATCGCGATATATGAGACCGCCGGCTATACGGTCTATCCCGTGTCGGCGACCGAAGGCACCGGTCTGGAGACGCTGCGCGAACTCACGGCCGGAAAGACCACCCTGCTGACAGGCAACTCGGGGGCGGGCAAATCCACCCTCATCAAGGCGCTCGTACCCGATGCAGATGTCCGCATCAACCGGATTTCGGAGTACCACCACAAGGGGATGCACACGACCACGTTCGCCCGCATGTACCCGCTGGCAGGCGGCGGAAACATCATCGACACCCCCGGCATCAAGGGATTCGGGCTCGTGGACATCGAACCGGGCGAAGTGTTCCGTTACTTTCCGGAATTCATGCGTCACTCCCCCGACTGCCAATACTACAACTGCACGCATACGCACGAACCCGGCTGTGCAGTCACCGCTGCCGTAGAGCGGGGCGACATCGCTCCACAGCGTTACATCAGTTACATCAAACTGCTCGACGAAGATGGGAAATACCGCCAATGACGGAATGCGCAGCCCGGAGTGGTATCGTCCGCGCATCGCCTACCTCTCGCAGTTCATCCTGCCCGAACGATTCGAAACCTTCCGACAGGTACTCTCCATGCGTACCCGGTGGATGACCGTCTGCATGGAGAACACCTTTCATCCGCAAAACGCGAGCGCCATCATCCGCAACTGCGAGGCATTCGGTATTCAGGACATACACACCGTCGAAACGCTCTGCCCCTTCAGTCCCAACACCCACATCGTCAAGGGAACGGACAAGTGGATTGACCTGCACCGGCATGCCGACACAGCCGGCGCACTCGCCGCCCTGCGCAGGGCGGGTTACCGACTCATCGCCACCACGCCCCACAGCGGCGACACTTCACCGGAAGCATTCGACGTATCGCAAAGCCCCTTCGTACTCATATTCGGCACGGAACACGCCGGGATAAGCGACGAGGTCAAGGCGGCGGCAGACGGATTCATCCGCATCCCGATGTGCGGTTTCGTGGAGAGCCTCAACGTCTCCGCCTCCGCAGCCATCCTCCTCAGCCAACTCTCCTCACGACTGCGGGCAGGCAACGCTCCGTGGCGGCTGTCCGATGACGAACAGGCCGCCCTGCTCTTCCGCTGGCTCATGGAGAGCATCCGCGACTCGCAGCGCATCCTCGCCCACGAATTTCCGGAGTAAGCGGGAGAACCGGAGACGGTACGGCATCGGGACAGTGTCCGGACCTCCTCTTCTCCGGAACCGCCCGGAGCCGTACCGGGGTCACCGGCTTTCGCAACGTACCCGCCGACCGGACGGCCACCGCACGAAAACACCCGGCGGCACCTTCACACCGTTCCGCGTCTCCGAAGATATCCGCCCCGAACGACACAACGGCCGACGGTTTTTCATAAATTTACCCTCCGATAAAACCATACGACATGAAAGCAGAAATCATCACCATAGGGGACGAAATCCTCATCGGCCAAATCGTCGATACCAATTCGGCATGGATAGCCGCAAGGCTGAACGAAGCAGGGTTCACCGTAGTGCGGAAACTCACCGTCGGCGACGACCGGCGGGAGATAGCCGATGCGGTCGAGGGAGCCATGCGCACCGCCGACGCGGTCATCGTCACCGGCGGTCTCGGTCCCACGAAGGACGACATCACGAAACAGACGCTGGCAGGCATCTTCGGCGGCGAAATGGTACGCGACCGGGAAACTTACGAACGCAACGGCCGGATACTCGCCGCACGCGGCATCGAGTACAACGAGCTGAATCGGGAGCAGGCGACGGTTCCCTCCTCGGCCGAAGTACTTCAGAACATGCACGGTACAGCACCGGGCATGTGGTTCACCCGGGGCGGCAAGGCGGTCGTCTCCCTGCCGGGCGTTCCCTTCGAGATGAAGGAGCTGATGGAGACGGAAGTGATGCCGCGGCTGGCCGCACACTTCCGGCAAAGCAAGGTCGTACACCGCACTGCCATCACCTACGGACTGGCCGAATCGGTACTCGCGGCAACGATAGCGGAATGGGAGGCGGCTCTGCCCGGCTACCTTCATCTGGCCTACCTTCCCAGCCCTTCGCAAATCAGACTGCGCCTCTCGGCCTACGATATCGAAGGACGACGGGAGGAGGAGGAAATCGAACGGCGGTTCAGAGTGCTCGAACGGCTGATACCGGACTACTTCATCGGTTACGGTGACGCCACGGTAGCCTCGGCGACAGCCGACCTGCTGCGGGCCCGCCGGGCGACGCTGGCCGTGGCGGAGTCGTGCACGGGAGGCGCCCTGAGCGCATCCTTCACCGCCATGGCGGGAGCCTCCGACTACTACCTTGGCGGGGTGGTGTCGTACAGCAACGACGTCAAGGTCGGGATACTCGGCGTATCCCCCGACACGCTGCGGCTGCACGGGGCCGTCAGCGAACAGACCGCCTGCGAGATGGCCGAAGGGGTACGCCGCCTCTGCGGTGCGGATTACGCCCTCTCGACCACCGGGGTGGCGGGCCCCACGGGAGGCACCCCGGAGAAGCCCGTCGGCACGGTATGGATAGGGCTTGCCACACCGCACGGAACCCGGGCCTGCAAATCGGTCTTCGCCCGCCTGCGGACACAGAACATCGAACGCGCAGCGGCCGCGGCCGCCAACATGCTCCGGCTGGAACTGCTGCACCGACAGCCGACAGAGTAACCCCCAAAAACACACTCCCCCGCATGGCCGCCTTTCGGGCGGCCATGCGTCTTCCCGGCTCCGAACCACAACGTCCGCTCCGCCGCGGAAACCCGCTCTGCTGTCCGCGCCGGACAGACCGTCCGACACGCCCCAACGCTTTCCGTCGTCCCGTCCCGCGACCCGAAATCATCATCTTTAGGTATTTCAAGCCCCGATGCGATGGCCTTAATTTGCAGTGTTCAAACCAAATCTCTTTAAAGACATGAAAAAGACCGGCATATTTTACGGCTCCTCGACCGGCACCACCGAGGCCGTCGCCAATCTTATCGCATCCAAACTGGGTATAGCCCCGGCCGACGTACATGACGCAGGCAAACTCACCGCAGACCTGGCAGGCTCCTACGACGTCCTGATACTGGGCACCTCCACCTGGGGATACGGCGAACTGCAGGACGACTGGAACGACGCCGTCGAGACGCTGAAGAAGATGGACCTTTCCGGCAAAACGGTAGCCCTCTTCGGCTGCGGCGATTCGGAATCCTACTCCGACACCTTCTGCGACGGCATGGGTATCCTTTACGAAGACCTGAAAGACAGCCAATGCAAATTCATCGGGTTCGTACCCGACACGGACTATACCTACAACTCCTCCGTATCGGCAGTGGACGGCCACTTCGTGGGGCTTGCCATCGACGACGTCAACGAAGGGGACAAGACCGACGAGCGGGTCTCGGCCTGGACCGACGAGATACGGGGCAGCATCGCCTGACAGGGACGCCCTCTCCGGCCGCCGGTCTTTCAGCCATTTCCCGGCGGCCGGGAGCGGCACGGCCCGCAACCAATACAGGAAGGCGGCATCGATACCCGTACGGGCGGCTTCACGTATCCCAAGCCCATCATATCATAGCTGCCGCAGGACAAATTCATTCCGCCGTCTTCCTCCTCTCTTGCCACCCGCAACAGCACACGTATCTATATACGGCCCGATACGCCGTACCGTCTCCACGACTGCCTGGTTCCCATCTCCGCCCCGCAGCGGAGAAACCGCCTGCACAGGCACAAACGGTCTCCTCACAACCGTCAGATACCCCGACGTACTTGCCGTTTTGAAAAAAAGTCGTATATTTGCGAGCCTTATTGCGAAACAGGGCTTAACGAAATTAAAACGACAGAATGAAAGCTTGCGAAATCACCGGAAAAACCGCCGTTACCGGAAACAACGTTTCCCACTCGGTAAGGCGTACCAAACGCAGATTCAATCCCAATTTGAAGACGAAGCGTTTCTGGTTGGAGGAGGAAGGCCGCTGGATTACCCTGAAAGTATCCGCCGCCGGAATCAAGACTATTAACAAAAAGGGACTGACAGCCGCCCTCAAGGAGGCCAAGGCTCCCAAGAACCTCTACTAAATCATCGACTGAACAATGGCAAAGAAAGGAAAAGGCAACCGTGTCCAGGTAATTCTGGAGTGCACGGAGCAGAAAGAGAGCGGGGTACCGGGCATGTCGAGGTACATCACGACCAAGAACAAGAAGAACACGCCCGAAAGGCTCGAACGCAGGAAATACAATCCGTATCTCAAGAGGGTGACGGTACACAGGGAAATTAAATAAGCAGACAAACCATGGCAAAGAAAGTAGTTGCAACGCTCAAAACTGGTACGGGCAAGAATTTCACCAAGGTCATCAAAATGGTGAAGTCCGACAAGACCGGCGCTTACGCCTTCAAATCGGATATCGTACCGAACGACCAAATCAAAGAGTTCTTCGACAAGAAATAGTACGAAGGAATCTTTTGCGTCGTGCCTCCCGGACAGGAGCACGGCACAAAAAGCGCGGCCTGAATCTTCAGGCCGCGCTTTTTGTGTTTCTCTATCATCCCGTTCTGCACCGCTCCGGGAAACATCCCCGAAAGAAGACCCTGCGAAACGGTTTGCTACTCTCCGCCGCCAACACCGGCATCTGCCCCCATCCACCTTACGGAACATTCCCGAAACACACCTAGCAGAACACCGCTGTTCCGAGAGGTTCCGCCACACACAAGGACACCCCATTGCCGAAAAATCCGGCTTGCCCGCCGGCCGGCTACGTTGCATTTTTGTTACGGTGACCGGACGCGCAGGCGTCCGGTCGTGTCGAACGGAACGACACGACCATTTTTCGCATTTCATAACACCCGACACACAAGCACGTTACAAGTTACCGTCCCCTCCGTATCGTTGTAATATTTTCGTAACACAAACGTAAACGGGGCGTAAATACGCCTCCATAGCTTTGCAGCGACAAAAGCAAGGGAGATGACATTACGCACAAAAGCCGCAATCCTGTTCGCCGCACTGCTGGCCATCCACACCGGCACGGCGGCAGCACCGGACGGGCACGACGACCGGAAAGAGAAAAGACACGAAGAACCGGTTTCGGATAAGGGGAGACTGAAAATCTCCGGTTACCTCCAGCCGCAGTTCCAGTGGGGAGAGGGCGACGCCTCCCTGAAAGTGGGCACGCCGAACGACAACCCGTCCGAGTCGTTCAACCGGTTCGGACTGCGCCGCGGTCACCTCAAATTCGCATACGCCTACAAGACGGCCTCGGCGGTGGTGCAGATAGACGTCAGCACCGAGAAGGGCGTCATTCTGAAAGATGCCTATATCGACGTAAAGGAGCCGTGGCTCCGGACATTCGGTTTGCAGGCCGGAGTCTTCAACCGTCCTTTCGGTCTCGAAATAGAGCTCTCCTCATCGGTACGCGAGACCCCCGAACGCTCCTATATCTTTCCGATGCTCTTTCCCGACGAACGCGATTTCGGCGCCATGCTCGTCATTCGGGCCCCGGAAGATTCGCCCTGGCACATTGTCGGCCTGCAGGCGGGCATCTTCTCCGGCAACGGCATCGGTCAGGACAACGACAACCGCAAGGATTTCATCGGCCATCTCTCCTTCGGCGACGAGTTCGACGACTTCTCGTTCAGGGCCGGCGCCTCCTACTATCACGGATTCGTATATCAGGGAACGGGCACCGTCCACACGATGACCGACAGCGGCTTCCGGACGGAAACCGACCCGTCCAACAAAGGGCGGTACGCCAAAAGACAATATTACGGTTTCGACGCATGCTTCCGGTTCGAGACCGACCTGGGTACGACCACACTGCGGGGCGAGTACCTCTTCGGCACGCAGCCCGGTACACAGACCTCCAGCAAAAGCCCCAATACGGCGGCACTGCCCGCATCGGACACCTACCTGCGTCCGTTCCGGGGCGGTTACGTCCTTCTCGCCCACGACATCGAGGATACGCCCTTCTCGCTGGTAGCCAAATACGACGTCTACGACCCCAATACGAAAGTATCGGGCAATGCGCTCGGCACGGGCGGGACGGGCATCACCGACGCACTGCGATGGGCCATCGGCTTCGGCGCCACATGGCACATTATGAAAGGGCTGAAGCTTACTGCCTACTACGACATCGTGCGCAACGAGACGAGCACGGCACTCGACGGTTTCGCCGCCGACCTGAAGGACGACATGTTCACCCTCCGCCTGCAATACAAATTCTGAAACACGGAAAAATATCATTCACAGGAACATAAAAACATGAAGACCATGAAAAAGTTCATCATCGCGGCCGCTCTCCTGCTGGCAGGATTCGCAACGGCCAGTGCACAGAAAATCAAAGGTTCGGATACCGTCCTTCCCCTCTCCCAAAAAGAAGCCGAGGAGTACATGAAGGTCAATCCGTCGGCCACCGTAACGGTCACGGGCGGCGGCAGCGGCGTAGGCATCTCGGCCCTGATGGAGGGTACGACCGACATCGCCCAGGCTTCGCGCCGCATGAAGTTCGACGAAAAGCAGAAGATACAGAAGGAAGGCGACAAGGTGAAGGAGACCGTCGTCGCCTACGATGCCCTCGCCATCGTGGTACACCCTTCCAACCCGGTAACCAACCTCACCCGCGAACAACTCGAAGGTATCTTCACGGGCCGGATAACCAACTGGAAAGAGGTGGGCGGTGCCAACATGAAAATCGTCCCCTACTCACGCGAGACCTCCTCGGGTACCTATGAATTCTTCAAGGAGAGCGTGCTCCGCAACCGGAACTACATGAACGGCATCATGAGCATGCCGGCCACGGGCGCCATCATCCAGTCCATCAGTCAGACCAAGGGCGGCATCGGATACGTGGGGCTGGCCTACCTCAACGACAACGTGAAGGCCGTCCACGTATCCTACGACGGCGGCAAGACCTTCACCGCCCCGTCGGTAGCCAACGCCAAGGACGGCAGCTATCCCATCGTCCGTCCGCTCTACTACTATTACATGACACACTCCGAAAAGACGGTAAAACCTTTCGTGGACTATATCCTCTCCCCTGCGGGACAGCAAATCGTCCGGGAGATAGGCTTCATCCCGGTAAGCGAATAAACGGACACTGAAACGGGCGGCGGTCCCCACGGCAGCCGCCCCACCTGTCAGCCATGAAGAGATTGAGGAAAATACTCGAACGCACGATAGAAGGCATCTTCACCGTCAGCGGAGCCGTGACCACCGTCACCATCCTGCTGATAGTGGTATTCCTCTTCCGCGAGGGGCTCGGACTTTTCAAAAGTCCGGCCGTGGAAAAGGGCTATCTCCTCTGCGTCAACACTTCCAATACGGTATCGCACCTGAGCTCCGCACAGATAATGGATATCTTCGACTACCGGACCGAAAACTGGAGACAGGTCGGAGGGCCCGACGAGGCCATCGTCCCGTTCCGCTTCGAGGAGGTGTTCGACCGCTACCCGGAGGAGGCTTTCGGCGAGGATTACGAACTGTTGCCCCAGCGGCTGGGCGAGGTCATCGCCTCGACGCCGGGTATCGTCGCCTTCATCCCCGACCAATACGTCCCCGACGGAATGGCCGGCGTCAAGATACTGCGGAGCGACCGCATCACGCCGGCCGACTTCTTCGGAGGGCGCCAATGGATACCCACCGCCACGCCCGCCCCGCAGTTCGGGGTACTCCCGCTGATACTCGGCACCCTGCTGGTCAGCTTCGTGGCGATACTCATCGCGCTCCCGCTGGGGCTCGGCGTCGCCATCTACCTCTCCGAACTCGCCGGCGAACGCATGCGCAAGGTACTCAAGCCGACTATCGAGTTGCTGGCCGGCATCCCCTCGGTGGTGTACGGCTTTTTCGGGCTTGTGGTACTCGTACCGCTGATACAGAAGACTTTCGGGCTGCCGGTCGGAGAAACCGCCCTCGCCGGCAGTCTGATACTCGCCGTCATGGCTCTGCCGACTATCATCACCGTAGCCGAAGATGCCATGCGGGGTACCCCGCGCGCCATGCGCGAAGCGAGCCTCGCCCTCGGGGCGACCCACTGGCAGACGATTTACCGCGTGGTAATCCCCTATGCCGGTTCGGGCATCTCCGCTGCCGTAGTGCTGGGTATCGGCCGCGCAATCGGAGAAACGATGGCGGTACTCATGGTGACGGGTAACGCCGCCGTGATGCCGCGCTCGCTCTTCGAGCCGGTGCGGACCATCCCCGCCACCATCGCGGCGGAACTGGGCGAAGCACCCGCCGGCGGAGCGCACTACCAGTCGCTCTTCATGCTGGGGTGCATTCTCTTCATCATCACGATGGTCATCAGCGTCACGGCCGAAATGATTTCCAAACGACAATCCAACAAAGGACTATGACGGGCAAAAGAACCAACCAACGGATAGCTTTCTGGATATTCCGTATCCTGGGGCTCATCGTCGTGGGGATACTCTTCTGGATACTCGGTTTCATCATCTGGCACGGAGCCGGCGTCATCAACTGGAAGTTCCTCACCACGGCGCCGACCGACGGCATGACGGGCGGCGGCATCTTCCCCGCGATAGTGGGCACCTTCTGTCTCATCGCGGGCAGCATGGTGGTGGCATTCCCGCTCGGGGTAATGTCGGCCATCTACACCACCGAATACGCCGGCAACGGAAAAATCGTCCGCTTCATCCGCATCATGACCAACAACCTCGGCAGCATCCCCTCCATCATCTTCGGTCTCTTCGGCATGGCACTCTTCGTCAATGCCCTCGGCTTCGGAGACTCGATTATCGCCGGTTCGTTCACCCTCGGCCTGCTCGCGCTTCCGCTGGTCATCCGCACCACGGAGGAGGCACTCAAGGCCGTCCCCGATTCGTACCGCACGGGCAGCCTCGCCCTCGGAGCCACCAAACTTCAGACGATATGGCGCGTGGTGCTGCCTACGGCCTTCCCCAATATCACGACGGGCCTCATTCTCTCCATCGGACGTGTGTCGGGCGAAACGGCGCCGATACTCTTCACGGCGGCGGCCTACTTCCTGCCCAAGCTGCCGACGAGCATCTACGACCAGGTGATGGCGCTCCCCTACCACCTTTACGTGATAGCCACGAGCGGCACCGACCTCGAAGCCACCCGTCCCATGGCCTACGGCACGGCGCTGGTGCTTATCGTCATCGTGCTGGCCATGAACCTGCTCGCCTCGTTCCTCAGGCGCCACTTCGGCAAAAAAGTCAAAACGAACTAACGCATTATGATAGAAGCAAAGAACGTCGATTTCTACTACGGCGACTTCCATGCGCTGAAGAACATCAGCATGACCATGGAGAGCAATACGGTGACGGCCTTCATCGGTCCCTCCGGGTGCGGCAAGTCCACCTTCCTGCGGCTGTTCAACCGGATGAACGACCTCATCCCCGGGACGCGCCTCACGGGCGAATGCCTCGTGGACGGCAACGACATCTACGGCAAAGGGGTGAATGTGGACGAACTTCGCAAGAACGTGGGCATGGTCTTCCAGAAGCCCAACCCCTTTCCCAAGTCGATATTCGAGAACGTGGCCTACGGGCTGCGCGTAAACGGCGTCCGCGACAAAGCCTTCATTCGGCAGCGCGTGGAAGAGTCGCTCGCGGGCGCAGCGCTCTGGGACGAAGTGAAAGACAAGCTCAAAAAGTCGGCTTACGAACTCTCCGGCGGGCAGCAACAGCGGCTCTGCATCGCGCGGGCCCTGGCCGTTTCGCCCTCGATACTCCTCATGGACGAACCCGCCTCGGCGCTCGACCCCATCTCCACCTCCAAAATAGAGGAACTCATCCATTCGCTCAAAAAGGAGTACACCATCGTCATCGTCACCCACAACATGCAGCAGGCGGCACGGGTAAGCGACAAGACGGGCTTTTTCATGCTGGGCGAGCTGGTCGAATACAACGACACCAAGAAGATGTTCCTCAATCCGGACAAGGTACAGACACAGAATTATATCACCGGCCGGTTCGGTTAACCGGACAAAGCGCAACGACCAGGACAATGAAACATACGGAAAAAGAGCTGACGCTCCTGCGCGAGGAGGTCAGCCAGATGTGGGGGCTGGTGCTCTCGCAACTCGAGAAGGCCCGCCAGGCCTATCTGAACAACGATGCGGAACTCGCCCGTGAGGTGGCGAGCCGCGAAAAGAGGGTAGATACCTACGAACTCAAGATAGACAGCGACTGCGAGAACTACATCGCGCTGTTCGGGCCGGTCGCCGTAGACCTCCGGCTCGTGCTGTCGCTCATCAAGATAAGCGGCACGCTGGAGCGCATCGCCGATTTCGCCGACGGCATCGCCCGCCATGTGATAGAGGAGGAGTGCGCCGCCCTGCCGGATTCGTTCAAGGAAGAGCTTCGCGTCGGCACGATGTTCGATACGGTTATCTCCATGCTGTCGGACAGCTTCGTGGCGCTCGAATCGGAGAACACGAAACTCTCCGGACGGATACTCGCCAAGGACGAAACGGTGGACGAAATCTACCACGACGACATCCGCCTGCTGGCCGAATACATGCAGAAGGAACCCGTACAGGCACGGTGCGTACTGGATACGCTGCTGGTGCTCCGCAAGATAGAGCGCATCGGCGACCACTGCAGCAACATCGTGGAGGAAATCGTCTTCTACATAGACGCCAAGATACTCAAGCACAACAGGAACAAAGAATAATCCTATCTTTGCGAAAGCAGATTCAAAAAACGTCATACACATGGACGAAAGGATACTCGTCGTAGACGACGAAAAGGACATATGCGAAATATTGGGCTTCAATCTCTCCAACGAAGGATACCGGGTAGATACGGCGACCTCCGCCGAGGAGGCCCTTCGGAAGCTGACGCCCGAACATGCGCTCATACTGCTCGACGTCATGATGGGCGGCATGTCGGGCTACAAAATGGCCGAGAAGCTCCGTCACGACGGCAATCGGATACCCATCATCTTCCTGACAGCCAAGGATACGGAGAACGACATGCTGACGGGCTTCTCCGTAGGGGGTGACGACTACATTCCCAAACCCTTCTCCATCAAGGAGGTGGTGGCCCGTGTCAAAGCAGTGCTCAAACGCAGTGCAGGACAGTCGGCCGGCCCCGGACAGCGCGAAGGCCGGCTCGTCTTCGGCGACGTC
Proteins encoded:
- the phoU gene encoding phosphate signaling complex protein PhoU → MKHTEKELTLLREEVSQMWGLVLSQLEKARQAYLNNDAELAREVASREKRVDTYELKIDSDCENYIALFGPVAVDLRLVLSLIKISGTLERIADFADGIARHVIEEECAALPDSFKEELRVGTMFDTVISMLSDSFVALESENTKLSGRILAKDETVDEIYHDDIRLLAEYMQKEPVQARCVLDTLLVLRKIERIGDHCSNIVEEIVFYIDAKILKHNRNKE
- a CDS encoding response regulator transcription factor gives rise to the protein MDERILVVDDEKDICEILGFNLSNEGYRVDTATSAEEALRKLTPEHALILLDVMMGGMSGYKMAEKLRHDGNRIPIIFLTAKDTENDMLTGFSVGGDDYIPKPFSIKEVVARVKAVLKRSAGQSAGPGQREGRLVFGDVTIDFDTKEVIIGPHAIPLTRTEFDILTTLASNPARVFSREDLIDRIWKDAPFVTERTVDVHITRLRKKLGAKASLISSRPGYGYRFNYTEE